A window of the Henckelia pumila isolate YLH828 chromosome 3, ASM3356847v2, whole genome shotgun sequence genome harbors these coding sequences:
- the LOC140887588 gene encoding sulfite exporter TauE/SafE family protein 4 codes for MAAKGLAVYLLTGFSLAVLSVHFVSNYSNGGDDENPFLLSASNPNGVPGKVGSEDKVWPELKFGWEIVLATVIGFLGSACGTVGGVGGGGIFVPMLTLIVGFDTKSAAAISKCMIMGASTSSVWYNLRVPHPCREVPIIDYDLALLFQPMLMLGITIGVSLSVVFPYWLITVLIIILFMGTSSKSLLRAIEMWKDETILKKAMTDKRTFVNSRGELLIDTHEPLIPREEKTALQTVKDNLNVKRIFVLLLVWICFLFLQVIKNDTKACSTLYWVLNLLQFPVALAVFGYECSKLYKESKKRRRAGNSELICEAAIDWTATNLAFCAFCGILGGTVGGLLGSGGGFILGPLLLEIGVIPQVASATATFVMMFSSSLSVVEFYLLKRFPIPYGLYLMSVSILAGFWGQFFIRKLTTVLGRASIIVFILASVIFASALTMGFVGIEKSIKMIHNHEFMGFLDFCTSQ; via the exons ATGGCCGCGAAAGGGTTGGCCGTGTACTTGTTGACAGGCTTTTCTTTGGCTGTTCTTTCTGTACATTTCGTCAGCAATTACTCCAATGGTGGAGATGATGAAAACCCATTTCTTCTTTCTGCTTCTAATCCTAATGGTGTGCCCGGAAAAGTTGGATCTGAAGATAAAGTTTGGCCG GAGTTGAAGTTTGGTTGGGAAATTGTGCTGGCTACGGTGATAGGCTTCTTGGGTTCTGCGTGTGGAACAGTGGGCGGTGTTGGAGGCGGTGGCATATTTGTCCCTATGCTAACTTTGATAGTTGGTTTTGATACCAAGTCTGCTGCTGCTATATCCAAGT GCATGATAATGGGAGCGTCAACATCTTCAGTTTGGTACAATTTAAGGGTGCCTCATCCATGCAGGGAAGTGCCAATAATTGACTATGATTTGGCCCTCTTATTCCAGCCTATGCTTATGCTTGGAATCACAATTGGTGTATCTTTGAGTGTTGTTTTCCCCTATTGGCTCATCACTGTGTTGATCATAATCTTGTTCATGG GGACTTCTTCTAAGTCCCTTCTCAGGGCAATTGAGATGTGGAAGGATGAAACCATTCTTAAG AAAGCCATGACAGATAAACGAACTTTTGTGAATTCTCGTGGCGAGT TGCTAATCGACACTCATGAACCATTGATTCCTAGAGAGGAAAAAACAGCTTTG CAAACTGTGAAGGATAACCTTAATGTCAAAAGAATTTTTGTGCTACTTCTTGTGTGGATTTGCTTCTTGTTTCTTCAAGTGATCAAG AACGATACGAAAGCTTGCAGTACATTGTATTGGGTGCTGAACTTGTTACAG TTTCCTGTTGCTCTTGCTGTGTTCGGATATGAATGCTCGAAACTGTACAAGGAGAGCAAGAAAAGAAGAAGGGCTGGAAATTCGGAACTTATATGTGAGGCAGCTATAGACTGGACGGCTACAAATCTTGCATTTTGTGCATTTTGTGGCATCTTAGGTGGTACAGTGGGCGGCTTATTAGGATCTGGTGGTGGTTTCATTCTTGGTCCTCTTCTACTAGAGATTGGAGTAATCCCACAG GTGGCTAGCGCGACAGCAACATTTGTGATGATGTTTTCATCATCTTTATCTGTGGTGGAGTTCTATCTCCTCAAAAGATTTCCCATTCCTTATG GATTATACCTCATGTCTGTGTCTATCTTGGCTGGCTTCTGGGGTCAATTTTTCATAAGAAAATTGACTACAGTTTTAGGGAGAGCTTCAATCATCGTATTCATTCTCGCCAGTGTCATTTTCGCCAGTGCTCTCACAATGG GTTTCGTCGGTATAGAAAAAAGCATTAAGATGATACACAACCATGAATTCATGGGGTTCTTGGATTTCTGCACCAGCCAGTAA